From the genome of Malus sylvestris chromosome 13, drMalSylv7.2, whole genome shotgun sequence:
agttgagagacaatttctccagttggattaaagttgagtgatcattgatacaatttttcttatttgatttttcatatttgccaTTGATTTAGTCTCACGTGCAAGACACGTAACTTATTTTGACGGAAGTTCTAACagagttgatgaaaatgatcatagctacacgttttgatgagttgagttGAGGGACGAATAATAATTGATTTTTGGTTGATGGACCATTACTTCAATTGAGTTAatgttgagggaccattactacaattttatTCATAGTTTTAATAGTTCATGAAAAAGTTGAGAATGAATGAAGCATGTGTAAATTGGCCGGAGCGAGCACCGATAACCCTCCAATTAGGCACTCACAATTATTGCTTATCGATTATGGTTGTTGCCCACTTTATTAGCGGTAAGCATAAACTAAAAGGCCAAATGTAGCATATTTACCAAGAGGACAGTGACCACTACCAAATAGTGATAGAATTGAGTTCATGAAAGAAACCAGAACCAAAATACCCCATTTCTCTCCCACTTCTTCTCCGCCATTTTCTTTATTTAGTTTGGAActgcttttttttaaaaagcactttcactaaaagcacttttagtaGAAGCATATTGGGTTCTTGGTGATGTTAAAGAAGTTCCAAACAGGGTTATTTGTTTTGCTAACACCTAAAGAAAGAGATTTGATTTTTTAGCCAATGCCAACTGGTGGTTGGGTTGCTTACTACCTCAATTACGACAATATTCATCCTTTTCATATTACCAAAGTTGTTCTTTAGCCACATTCCCTGTGTTTCTCTGTCTTTCTGTCtcccccttctttttcttcagctGAATTACATTgataagtaaataaaaaatagctCTGGTTTAAGCTCTAGTTTTTACCATTTGTTTGTGCAATGAGATTTCCGGGGTCAGCCAGCATGAagcttttctgggttttggggtTTATGGGGTTTGTGTTTTGCAGAAGAACAAATGGAACTCTTATTGGGGATGTGAATGTCAAACAGGAACAAGACCTGCATTATACTGAGAGTAATGTGTATGGCTATGCAACTTATGGTTATGGGGTTTCTAGCAGACCCTTAATGGTGGGTCTCACACTCATCAATGGAGCTGCTGCCAAAGGAGCAGGTTctcttttttcaccaaaaaaatgaaagatattTCTCCTTTTCTGCTAATAAAGATACTTGAATTTTACAGATTAGtgtgtttttaaagtttgattcTTTGTGGAACGATTCAATGCATTCATAGGTAGTTGAAACTCCCATCTGTTTCTTAGTTAGATGCTCATGTGGCCAATTTCAGAAATTGCAAGGGAAAGGAACTGATGCCTCTATTCCTTTGTGGTTTCATGACTTTTGTTTTCTCAATGTGCAGTCTGCCTAGATGGAACATTACCTGCTTACCACATCCACCACGGATACGGGTCAGGAGCAAACAGTTGGCTCATTCAGTTGGAGGTATGCAATATCCAACGAAAATTAAGAACTGTCATACAAACTTGACAGAGTGAATTATGGCAGTTATGTTCTTAACACATCACCATTAATAGTTGTGATGAATCTGATTGAGTTATACTTCTGTTTGGTACTAACTGTTGGTACTTCTATATGGATATTTCATTAATACTCTGATCAAATTAGTTTACCATCTAAAGTTTCTCGTTCAGCTAAGATgatttgcacttctttgccttTCGTATGCATCTAAAGGATATATAGGAAATAGATCTTATTAAGTAACTTAGCTGATACCGACTAGTCCTTGgtataatattgtttttctcTTTGAGTGGCTTGCCTGTAATATATGCTGGGAGCTAAAGAACATCTTTGGTTAACTTATTTTATTGATAGGGAGGAGGATGGTGTGATACAATCAGAAACTGTGTCTACCGTAAGAAAACTCATCGCGGTTCATCAGCATATATGGAGAAGCATATACCATTTGCAGGGATACTAAGCAACAAAGCAGGAGAAAACCCTGGTTATCCATCTGTCTGCATCCTTATTTCTCTACACATGCAGCACTACATGTCCTACATGATTCTTCCCACGTCATTAGTAATCTGATATTTTTGATGGGACATAAACAATTGCAGACTTTTACAATTGGAACAGAGTTAAGGTTCGGTATTGTGATGGTGCATCTTTTGCCGGTGACAGTCACAATGAGGTTAGTGGGAGTAAATGATCAtatacttatttatttttaaattcttgTTGAAAACCAGCACTTATTTTGCTTAATTTCTACCCGAGGTAACTCAAGTTTAATACTTGCTGTATTTACACTGGTCGCTATGGTGCATCATATTCTTAAGATTTTTATTGTCAAACAGTTGCAAACAAAGTAGTATTTCTTATAGATGTTATGAGATAACTGAAATTATTGGTTTATTTGTTGCTCAGGCTGCCCAATTGCATTTTCGAGGACAACGTATCTGGAAAGCTGCTATGGAAGACTTGATGTCAAAGGGAATGCGCTATGCTAATCAGGTTATTGTCATTAATTTTTCGGAAAGGATATGTTTCACTCTTTTGCTAGTGTTATACATTTCACTTTGGGATTTCTAGGCTCTTCTTTCTGGATGTTCTGCTGGTGGGGTTGCAACTGTACTCCATTGTGATGAATTTCGTGGAATGTTCCCTGCAACTACTAGAGTGAAGTGCCTCAGTGATGCTGGACTGTTTCTTGACGTGTAAGAATccatttttcaaccaattttgGCATGCCTGATACCTTTTGGTTCTTACTCAGATAATAATCTTGTTATCTAAAATTGCAGAGTTGATGTATCTGGTAGTCGCACTTTGAGAAGTATGTTTAGAAGAGTGGTTAGTCTACAGGTATTATCCATTTAATATGAAATCTATCCACCTTCAAATGTGCTTCATGGATTGAAACTTCTATGACTAATAGACATGCAATTATTTTGCAGGGGGTGCAAAAGAATCTCCCATGGAGTTGTACCAATCGCCTCCACCCGACTTTGGTAGGTTCTTTTCTTGCATTTAATCCTTAAGACGAACTTTCTTTTCTATATAGATTATACAAAGAACCCAATTTTAGAGTGAGGTATCCCTTCTCTTTTTAgtcttgatcattaatgacgcAACACGAAGCAATGAAAGGGTTACCAGCGTAATCCCTTGTAGAACAAAGTTACTGGAGTCCACCAGTTGATACAAATCCAAAggataatttgattaattgattGAAAGATGTCTAAATGATTACAAAGCCATGGCTCTTAAATAAGCCTTTTACAACCTCTTGgaaaactcaaaagacttaggaaattaaaatgaaaataactGACATATAATAAAGCCCTTGAAACCCCAAAAGACTCCATTTATTAGTAGGCTGCTGTCTTCATGACTTTCTGCAAAAGATGGCTCAAGCCACTTTTGTGGGAGAATTAAACACCTATTCTACGACCGCACCAGAAATGAAAGTAGCGTTCATTCAACAAGAAAGGTTCAAAACATCAACTCTTGAGATATGACCGTAGCAAATAATCTATTAACACGTGAATTACCAATTCTCCAATCACTTTTCTTTATTGCTCGCCGCTTCCTTCTTTTAGTTTTGTTGCACGTGAAATAATCGGATTTCTGTCCTACATCAGACTCCTCCACTTGAAAGGAACTCGACCTCGAGTTCGTCTTGAAACGGTCTTGATAGCTAGTAGATAACTCCCTTGTTAAGAAAATAAGTTCTTCAACTTGAGAAGCCCAACTTTCCGTATACTTGGGTGGAATAATCATGAAATTAATTCCATAAATAAGATCGAAATATGGCAATTGGGAATCAAAATATTCTTCCTTACCCAATTCTCTTGTTTGGTCAACAATAGAATTTAGATCCAATTTACTAGACTCATGATTCTCCAAAGTCATGACAGATTTTGATTCACTCATACCTTGAATTTCTTGAGCCTCCACTTCTGAGTTGTCATGTTTCCGGAGATCTTCATCAACAAGATTTTCACCAAGGAAAAttacttgttttttttcttccaccTTGGCCTCCACCGTTTCTTGGCATAATGATATATCATTCTCCATCACTTTAGCTTCTTTTCTGATGATTGGTTGACCAGTCTTTTCCAAATACAATTCGTATAAATCGGAAAAGAATTGCTTAACAATTAGTCGCTTCAACCAACGCCAAGTTTGGATAGGACACTTACCTTGTTGTCGCCTAGATTCTTGCATATGATCACACCATAAACCCACGTCACCATCTAAACAAGAAGCAACCATCTTCACCATCTCTCTTTCTAGAATTGGTTGTGTCTTGAAAAGTTTTTCTACATCCTCAACCCACAAGAGAAAACCTTCAATGCAATCACTTCCCAAGAAAATAGGAATATCTTCAACATCAACTATATGAGATTGGCTCGAGGCAATTCCCTTTGTGCACACCACATCTATTGTAACAACCTCGCGATCAACGTCACTTAAGGTATATCTTTTCCCACGATCGATTGCTATTAGAACATAGCAAATAGGATAATCAACAATGCCAAGACGGGAGAAACCCGCTCTGTTACCAATTGACGCAGCACGAAGCAATGAAAGGGTTACCAGCGTAATCCCTTGTAGAACAAAGTTACTGGAGTCCACCAGTTGATACAAATCCAAAggataatttgattaattgattGAAAGATGTCTAAATGATTACAAAGCCATGGCTTAAATAAGCCTTTTACAACCTCTTGgaaaactcaaaagacttaggaaattaaaatgaaaataactGACATATAATAAAGCCCTTGAAACCC
Proteins encoded in this window:
- the LOC126595973 gene encoding pectin acetylesterase 10-like isoform X4, which gives rise to MRFPGSASMKLFWVLGFMGFVFCRRTNGTLIGDVNVKQEQDLHYTESNVYGYATYGYGVSSRPLMVGLTLINGAAAKGAVCLDGTLPAYHIHHGYGSGANSWLIQLEGGGWCDTIRNCVYRKKTHRGSSAYMEKHIPFAGILSNKAGENPDFYNWNRVKVRYCDGASFAGDSHNEAAQLHFRGQRIWKAAMEDLMSKGMRYANQALLSGCSAGGVATVLHCDEFRGMFPATTRVKCLSDAGLFLDVVDVSGSRTLRSMFRRVVSLQGVQKNLPWSCTNRLHPTLHLIASVKTPLFLVNAAYDTWQIQASLAPRTADPNGHWHACAKNNGRCAAWQMNFLQGFRIQMLKAVSGFSRAGKNGLFINSCFSHCQTERKDTWFSQNSPLIGNKGIAKSVGNWYFDRYSINKAIDCPYPCDKTCHNLVFK
- the LOC126595973 gene encoding pectin acetylesterase 10-like isoform X2 encodes the protein MRFPGSASMKLFWVLGFMGFVFCRRTNGTLIGDVNVKQEQDLHYTESNVYGYATYGYGVSSRPLMVGLTLINGAAAKGAVCLDGTLPAYHIHHGYGSGANSWLIQLEGGGWCDTIRNCVYRKKTHRGSSAYMEKHIPFAGILSNKAGENPDFYNWNRVKVRYCDGASFAGDSHNEAAQLHFRGQRIWKAAMEDLMSKGMRYANQALLSGCSAGGVATVLHCDEFRGMFPATTRVKCLSDAGLFLDVVDVSGSRTLRSMFRRVVSLQGVQKNLPWSCTNRLHPTLHLIASVKTPLFLVNAAYDTWQIQASLAPRTADPNGHWHACAKNNGRCAAWQMNFLQEFGSIFSFFKLSGFRIQMLKAVSGFSRAGKNGLFINSCFSHCQTERKDTWFSQNSPLIGNKGIAKSVGNWYFDRYSINKAIDCPYPCDKTCHNLVFK
- the LOC126595973 gene encoding pectin acetylesterase 10-like isoform X1, which codes for MRFPGSASMKLFWVLGFMGFVFCRRTNGTLIGDVNVKQEQDLHYTESNVYGYATYGYGVSSRPLMVGLTLINGAAAKGAVCLDGTLPAYHIHHGYGSGANSWLIQLEGGGWCDTIRNCVYRKKTHRGSSAYMEKHIPFAGILSNKAGENPDFYNWNRVKVRYCDGASFAGDSHNEAAQLHFRGQRIWKAAMEDLMSKGMRYANQALLSGCSAGGVATVLHCDEFRGMFPATTRVKCLSDAGLFLDVVDVSGSRTLRSMFRRVVSLQGVQKNLPWSCTNRLHPTLCFFPQHLIASVKTPLFLVNAAYDTWQIQASLAPRTADPNGHWHACAKNNGRCAAWQMNFLQEFGSIFSFFKLSGFRIQMLKAVSGFSRAGKNGLFINSCFSHCQTERKDTWFSQNSPLIGNKGIAKSVGNWYFDRYSINKAIDCPYPCDKTCHNLVFK
- the LOC126595973 gene encoding pectin acetylesterase 10-like isoform X3 — its product is MRFPGSASMKLFWVLGFMGFVFCRRTNGTLIGDVNVKQEQDLHYTESNVYGYATYGYGVSSRPLMVGLTLINGAAAKGAVCLDGTLPAYHIHHGYGSGANSWLIQLEGGGWCDTIRNCVYRKKTHRGSSAYMEKHIPFAGILSNKAGENPDFYNWNRVKVRYCDGASFAGDSHNEAAQLHFRGQRIWKAAMEDLMSKGMRYANQALLSGCSAGGVATVLHCDEFRGMFPATTRVKCLSDAGLFLDVVDVSGSRTLRSMFRRVVSLQGVQKNLPWSCTNRLHPTLCFFPQHLIASVKTPLFLVNAAYDTWQIQASLAPRTADPNGHWHACAKNNGRCAAWQMNFLQGFRIQMLKAVSGFSRAGKNGLFINSCFSHCQTERKDTWFSQNSPLIGNKGIAKSVGNWYFDRYSINKAIDCPYPCDKTCHNLVFK